From Micromonospora carbonacea:
ACCAGAACCCATCGACGAATCGTTGTACACGCGCAGCGACTACCAACCCCACAAGACCGCCATGACACGCGCCCACCCGTCCCCCTTCGCCCGCACAGTCGTCGACGTCATCGCACCTCAGTTGGGCATCGCCACCATCCTTGACCACGGCTGCGGGCGTGGTAGCGACGTCCACCACTACCGGGCTTCGGGACTGGACGCCGACGGGTGGGACCCCCACCCCGGCTTCGGTCAGGCCATCGAACCCGAACGCCGGTACGACCTGGTCACGAACATCTTCGTACTCAACGTCCTACCCGACCCCTGGCAACGCATCCAGGCGATCCAACATGCCGCCCGATTCGTGCGCCCAGGAGGCCACCTGTTCGTCGTCACCCGCTCGCCAGCCGACATCGATCCTCGGGCCATCTCGGCGAACTGGCGAACGCATCACGACGGATACTGGTCCAGTGAGGCCAAAGGCACGTTCCAGAAGGGCATACCAACTGAGGAGATCATCGCCCTCGGGCACCAGGCCGGACTGCGACCCACCACGCAGCAAATTCCGCTGAAGACCTCACCCACCGCCGGTCAAGCGTTGCTGGTCAAGCCCACGTGAGCTACCTGACCGTCTGCGGGCGTGTTACCTGACCACACGATCCGACGGGAGAACCCTCCACGCTCGGACACCTTCGCCATACGTAACTTCTCTAGCTGGTCTCGATCAACGCCAAGATCACTCGCCAGTGCCAGCAGGACTTCCAAAACGTCTGCCAACTCATGGGGGTCCTCCGAGTCCAAGAACTCATCGACCTCTTCGACCAGCTTGTCCCGCAACAAGCCACGGTATTCATCAGCGCCAGCGACCCTGGTTACCGGCTCCGCCCCCCGCTCGCGGACGATCTCCGGAATCTTGTCCCGGACCAGCTTGGCATGACTCATCGACCCCAGCCCCCAGCGCTATGACAGGCCCTCATGTCCCGACACCGTCCGCGAGTTGGGCCACCGGGCGAGAGTCTAGGTAGCCGGGCGGCAGTTCAACGGCCAGACACGCCCGCTCAAGCGGACATGCAGCGCGTGAAACCCAACGCACTTTGAGTAGCTCCACCCGTCGCACCCGAGTCATTGTCAACGCCGGCTGACCTTTGACCTGGGGGGAATGTGGCGTTTTCGGCCCTGTCCCACATTCGGTGGTGACCGAGGGTGGTCGATGTCGTTGAGACCGTGCGTGCAAGATCGATGATCTTATGAAGATGGTGTTCTCGGGGTTGTCCCCGCTGGTGATCGATGACGCCACGGACGAGGGCGAGCGGATTCTGGTGCGGGCTCGGACCCCTGAGAGAGCGTTTCGCATGTCTGTCAGTCGGGTGTGTTGAAGGTGCGGCGTTGTTGGCGGGTGGCGGGTCCGCTTCGGGTGAGGCGGCCGAGCATGCCGGCGATGGCGGCCCAGCGGATCATGGCTTCCGAGGTGGCCGGTTGGGTTTCGTAGTCGCGGGCCAGCCGGCGGTGCGCGGTCAGCCAGGCCAGGGTCCGCTCCACCACCCAGCGGCGGCGGTGCACCACGAACCCTTGCTGGTCGGCGGGCTTCCGCACGATCTCCACGGTGGTGCGCAGCATGTCACGCGCCCAGTCGACCAGACGCCCGGCGAACCCGGAGTCGGCGAACACATGCCGGATCGGCGTCGCCGCGTACGTGGCGAGCAGGGCGCCCTTCGCGCCGTCACGGTCCTGCCAGGACGCGGCCAGGACCCAGACGGTGACCAGCAGTCCGAGCGTGTCGGTGACGATGAACCGCTTCCGGCCGTTGGCCTTCTTTCCGCCGTCGTAGCCACGGGTGTCGGAGTGCACGGTGTCCGCGGCCCTGACCGACTGGGAGTCGATGATCCCGGCGGTGGGCTCGGGCTGCCGGTCGTGGGCCAGACGGACCTCCTCATGCAGTTCGGTGAGGATCCGATCCGTCACACCCCGCCGGATCCACCGCTGGAAGTGGGAGTACACCGTCTGCCAGGGCGGGAAGTCCACCGGCAGGTACCGCCACGCGCAACCGGTCCGCACCACGTACAGGATGCCGTCGACGATCGCCCGACGAGGATGCTTCTCCGGTCTGCCCATCCACTGCGGCGGCGGCAGCATCGGCTCGACGAACTCCCACTCCGCATCGGTCAGGTCAGACGGGTACCGCCGCACACGATCCATACCCGACTGCCGATCGAACCCAGCCCATCGATCGCACCCACTGTGCGACACACCCGACCAGCACACATCCCAAACGCTCTCTAAGGCTCGACACCCTTCGCGTCAACACCCTTACTGGGTGTAACGGTACGTAATGTGAGTGGCGCTCATATGCGGCATGTGGTCTGGATTCTGCTGCCGGTGAGTGATCGCCTGGCCTGGCAGCTCTCGGCCGAAGAAGAAGCCCGGTGCTGTGAAGGGCGAGGAGGGTGAGAGCGACTCGTGGCTGAACAACCAAGATCGACGGGCCAGGGCTGTCTCGGTTGGCCATGGCGTCACGCGGCCAAGTCCTGTTCGCTGGCGTGGTCTTCCAGTGGATCGTTCCGGTGCCGCACCAACGTGAGGCGGAAGGCTTGCGATACCCTGCGCCGACAACTGCTTCGGAAAGCGGCGCACATGATGGGAAGACCGTCGATCGACGGCGCACGTCACACTGCGAGACTCGGCCTCCTCGTCGCGGTGGCCCTGCTGGGCACAGTCGGGTGTTCGCGCTCTGCGGACACTGTCGAGTCGCGGACCTCTACCCAGCCTTCGCCCAGCTTCAGTCCTGCGGCGATGCGACTCGACAAGCCGGAGAAGCTGCTCGGACGCTGGAACGAATCAGTCGATCGACGACTGATCGGGCTGGCCGAGAAGAACATGGGCTTCTTCAAGAGCTTCGTCCAGGGAGAGCCGACCAGTGCAGTAGGCACCGCCTACGTGGTGGCGAAGGAGCGTCGATCTCCCGAACGCGGGATCTATCGCGATGACGACCGGTTCATCCTTCTCAGTGGGGTGTCCGGAACCGTCACCGCTCCGGATGCCGTGTTGGATGCGGTGTTCGCCGGACTGACGGCTGTCGACGAGGTGAAGCCTGTCTCGTCGGGTCCGCTCGGAGGGAAGGCCCGGTGCGGCGTCGGCCGGAGCGAGGACGTCCGCATCGATGTCTGTGTCTGGGCATCCGCACAGACCCTCGGCATGATCCATTTCGGTGGTCTCACCCAAGCCGACGACCCAGGGGAGAAGTTCAGGCAGATCCGCTCACAGACGGAGCACTCAGCAGGGTAGAACGTCGGGGGCCTTTCGAATGCAGAGCAGTCACTGATAGCCGACGCCGATGGGTGCAAGGTGCGGGCCGACTTCGCCCTCGCCATTCCCCAGTCGGCGTGGTCGTGCCGAGCTCACACCCCAACGAGGCGCTGCACGTATACAACGGCGCCAGGCCCGGGGCGATGCTCTATGACGTCGTGGAGGGTCACCACAAAACCGATTCACCTCCGGTCACCAAACCCGATCCGATTCGGCAATCCGTGTCGGATCCTCTGCCGGGCCCGCCGCCGCAGCCGTGCAGGGCGGCGGAGACTGGAGCATGGCCGACCACCGGCCTGCGCCACCCCCTCCCCACGCCACGGGCGCTCGCTGCTCTACAGCCTCCTCCCCGGCAGGATGCCAAGTCAGGAGGTGTCCGGTCTCAGGGGGTCACTTCACAGCGCTCGCTGTCCTGCTCGCCGATGAAGGACCCAGCACAGAGCTGGACGGTGTGCTGAGTCGCTTGGGCGACCCCGATTATTCGTCCTATGTCGACTGGGCTCGACCGTACGTAGCCACAGCCGAGCCTTAGTGACGGGGGCAGGGGCGCGGCTCGCCGGCCGCGCCCCGGCGCCATGGTGACCGTCATCCAATTGCCGGGAGGACGGTTCGCAGAGTAAGAAGCCTGCCTGGTACCACAGGCTTCTGGGGCAGGCGGGGTTGACCGCAGACAAGTTTTCCTCTTGGCAGGGACGGGAGGGGCCGGTCCCGGCGGCGGAGTAGGCGCGGTGGGACCTGGCGGCAATCTGTCGGTCCCCCTACGGGGGGAACCTCAGCCGGGGAGCGTCGGGACACCGAGGTCCTGGATGAGCGGGCGATCGTGGCGAGGGTTGGGGATCGGCCTGGTTGGCTGGAGCCAGGCTGTGTCTGGTTTCATCCTGTGTCGCGCTGACACATCACCGGTCGGGCGTCAGGATGTGGGCATGAGTCCGTCGCAGCCCGTCGTCGATCCCGGACCCGAGCCGGACGCGACCGTGGGCGGGCCGGTGAATACCGCTGGCGCGCGGTCCAGGCCCCCATCGCCGGACACCACCGCGTCCTCCCCGGATTACCGCTACCTGCTCGACAACGCCCGGGTGGAGGCGGGCGAGCGGTTCACCTGGCTGGCCGAACTGTTCGACGGCGTCACGCGTGGACACTTCGACCGGCTCGGAGTGATGGCGGGCTGGCGCTGCTGGGAAGTCGGTGCCGGAGGCCCCAGCATTCCCGAGGCACTCGCCACGGCCGTCGGACCAACGGGTCACGTGCTGGCCACGGACATTAATCCGGCCTGGTTGGACCCGCGCGGCGGGTACGAGGTGCTCCGGCACGACGTCGTCGGGGACCCGCCGCCGCAGCCAGGCACGTTCGACCTGGTGCATGCGCGGCTCGTGCTCGTTCACGTGCCCGACCGTGCCCGGGCGTTGGCGACGATGGTGGCGGCGCTGCGGCCCGGCGGTTGGCTGTTGGTGGAGGATGCCGACACCGAGTTGCAGCCGTTGGCCTGCCTCGATGAGGTCGGCCCGGCGCAGCGGCGCGCCAACCGGCTGCGGCACGCCGTCCGGGAGTTGATGACCCGCCGCGGCGCCGATCTACGCTACGGCCGTACGCTGCCGCGGGCGATGCGCGCGGCGGGCCTGGTCGATGTCACGGCGGCCGGCTGCTTCCCGGTCGGCGGGGTAGCCTGCGACCGGCTGGAGACCGCGACGGTGCGCATGGTCCGTGCCGAGTTGCTCGCCGCAGGGCTGGCCAGCGACGTCGAGATCGACGCGCACCTGGCCGCCGTCGATGCCGGCGAACTCGACCTCACCCTCGCGCCGCTGATCTCGGCATGGGGACGCCGCCCAGGCTAAGTAGTCTGCCTGAAGTCCTGCAGGTAACTGGGTGGCAGCACGCAGCGGCCGACCTGTCGGCCACCACACCGCAGTGATCACACCTCCAGGCGGGACTAGTGCTCCAGCCGTAGCTGGCGGATTCGGTGTCAGCCACCACCAGCCGCTCGACCCATGCCCCGACCACGATGAGCACCAGCCCGAGGACGACCCGAGCGAACCGGCCGGCGGGCGAGTTGAAGCACCTCAGGACGGGCACGGCCGCCTCCAGCGCGAATAGGAATAACTGGCACAAATATTCGTCAGCGTCTCGCCGAAGCCGCCGCCGGGCCCGCGCTTCACCACCCTTGCGTGGCGGCGGGGCCAAGCGCGTCGGGCAGCTCGTCGCGCCCCCACGGCCAGCAACTCCTCGGCGCCGGGCATGTGCCGCATGCTGATTGCCGGGGTTCGGCAGGACCTGTCGTTCGATCTCGGCCGGGTGCCGCCCTGGATGGTGGACGGGCGTGGGCTTAACGATGTGGGGCATGACAAGCGACATCGCCGTGTTCGCCGAGGACTTGACGAAGTTCTACGGCCGACGCCGAGGCATCGAGGGGCTCACCCTGGAGGTCCGTACCGGGGAGGTGATGGGATTCCTCGGGCCCAACGGCGCCGGGAAGACCACCACCATCCGGTTGCTGCTGGACTTCCTGCGCCCGACCTCGGGCCGCGCGACCGTGCTCGGGCTCGACCCGCGCCGCGACAAGGCCGCCCTGCACCGGCGGATCGGCTACCTGCCCGGCGAACTGGCGTTTCCCGGCCGGGAGAAGGCCGAGGACCTGCTGCGGTTCTTCGCCGAGGCCCGTGGTGGCGTGGCCTGGTCGCAGGTCACCGACCTGGCCGAGCGGCTCGACCTGGACCTGTCCCGTCCGGTACGCGCGATGAGCAAGGGCAACAAGCAGAAGGTCGGCCTGGTGCAGGCGTTCATGCATCAACCGGCCCTGCTCGTCCTGGACGAACCCACCAGCGGCCTGGACCCGCTCATGCAGCAGGAGTTCCTGGGGATGGTCCGCGACGCCCGCGACGCCGGGCAGACCGTGTTCATGTCGAGTCACGTTCTCGCCGAGGTGCAGCACACCGCCGATCGGGTCGCCATCATCCGCGACGGCAGGCTGGCCGCGGTCGAGCGGGTGGAGTCCCTCGGCAAGCGGGCCGTCAGGTCAGTGGAGATCCACTTCGGTGATCCCGTGGAGCCGGCGGAGTTCGTCGTCCTGCCGGGCGTCAGTGACGTGGTGGTGTCCGGGCCGGTGCTCCGGTGCACCGTGGACGGCCGCCTCGACCCGCTGATCAAGGCGGCGGCGCGCCACGACGTCGTGGACATGCTGTCGACCGAGCCGGACCTGGAAGAGACGTTCCTGTCGTTCTACTACCACTGCGAAGGAGCCGGCGATGTTTCCCGCACTGGTGCGTAAGACCTGGCGTGACGACCGCCGCGCGCTGATTGGCTGGGCCGTCGGCGTGGCCCTCTTCACCGTCGTCTACACCTCCTTCTACAGCCAGTTCCAGGGAGCGGCGGAGCTCAAGCAGGACGCCCTGCCGCAGGAGATGCTCGACTTCCTCGGCATCGCCGACATGCTCTCGCCGGCCGGCTACCTGCAGGCGACGGTCTTCAGCCTGATCGGGCCGCTGCTGGTCCTCATGTGCGCGATCACGCTGACCGCACGCACGATCGCCCGGCCGGAGGAGGACGGCGGCATGGAACTGCTGTTGGCCACCCCGTTGTCGCGTACCGCCTTCGCCGGACAGCGCCTCGCGGCCACCGGCAGCGCCATCACGCTGGTCGCGGCCGTCCCGCTGATCCTCCTGATGATCATCGTCCCCCGCGTGGGCATGGACATCGCACTGTCCCACGTCGCGGCCGCCGGAGTCGGCCTGATCGCCCTGGTCTGGTGCTTCACCGGCGTCGCCTTCCTCGCTGGCGCGGCCACCGGAAAGCGTGGCACCGTCCTGGCGGTCACCGGTGTGCTCGGCGTGGCCACCTACCTGGCCAACGCCATCGGCGGCATGTCCGACGGCTGGCAGTGGATGCGCTGGCTCTCACCGTTCCACTACTTCATCGGCACGGACCCGCTGCACACCGGCTGGCATCCGGGCCACCTGCTCATCCTCGCGGGCGTCGGTGCCCTGACCGCAGCTGTCGGGATGGTCCTGTTCGACCGCCGTGACGTCGGTGTCTGAAGCCCACCGTGCGGGTGGCCGACCGCCGTGGGGCGGCCACCGTCGCACGCCGCCGGAACAGCCCGGAAACGATGACACCTGGCTGACCCGAAGCTGCCGAGACCTCCTGCGTGCCACGGCCGGCGAACAGCGAAGCGAGGCCGCCGCCCGGCTCGGCGCCCGCGCCGCTGACGAGGATCTGCAACCGCGTGACCTCGTCAACGGCGTCTTCGCTGCGGCCGGCCGCTCGTGGAGCACGCCCCTCGAACCCACCGACACCGCCGCCGCCGTCCACACCCGCTCCGCGGCGTTGCTGGAATCCGCCCATTCGGTGCTGGTGGCAGCCATGGACGGCTACCTTCGGCAAGCCAGGGCCGAACTGGTTCGACACCGCGCCGAACGAACCGCATTCGTCAACGACCTGCTCGCCGGCCGAGCCGAGCCCGGCAGGCTGGCCGAACGCGCCCA
This genomic window contains:
- a CDS encoding methyltransferase domain-containing protein, which gives rise to MSPSQPVVDPGPEPDATVGGPVNTAGARSRPPSPDTTASSPDYRYLLDNARVEAGERFTWLAELFDGVTRGHFDRLGVMAGWRCWEVGAGGPSIPEALATAVGPTGHVLATDINPAWLDPRGGYEVLRHDVVGDPPPQPGTFDLVHARLVLVHVPDRARALATMVAALRPGGWLLVEDADTELQPLACLDEVGPAQRRANRLRHAVRELMTRRGADLRYGRTLPRAMRAAGLVDVTAAGCFPVGGVACDRLETATVRMVRAELLAAGLASDVEIDAHLAAVDAGELDLTLAPLISAWGRRPG
- a CDS encoding ABC transporter permease subunit, which gives rise to MFPALVRKTWRDDRRALIGWAVGVALFTVVYTSFYSQFQGAAELKQDALPQEMLDFLGIADMLSPAGYLQATVFSLIGPLLVLMCAITLTARTIARPEEDGGMELLLATPLSRTAFAGQRLAATGSAITLVAAVPLILLMIIVPRVGMDIALSHVAAAGVGLIALVWCFTGVAFLAGAATGKRGTVLAVTGVLGVATYLANAIGGMSDGWQWMRWLSPFHYFIGTDPLHTGWHPGHLLILAGVGALTAAVGMVLFDRRDVGV
- a CDS encoding nucleoside triphosphate pyrophosphohydrolase yields the protein MSHAKLVRDKIPEIVRERGAEPVTRVAGADEYRGLLRDKLVEEVDEFLDSEDPHELADVLEVLLALASDLGVDRDQLEKLRMAKVSERGGFSRRIVWSGNTPADGQVAHVGLTSNA
- a CDS encoding ABC transporter ATP-binding protein, whose product is MTSDIAVFAEDLTKFYGRRRGIEGLTLEVRTGEVMGFLGPNGAGKTTTIRLLLDFLRPTSGRATVLGLDPRRDKAALHRRIGYLPGELAFPGREKAEDLLRFFAEARGGVAWSQVTDLAERLDLDLSRPVRAMSKGNKQKVGLVQAFMHQPALLVLDEPTSGLDPLMQQEFLGMVRDARDAGQTVFMSSHVLAEVQHTADRVAIIRDGRLAAVERVESLGKRAVRSVEIHFGDPVEPAEFVVLPGVSDVVVSGPVLRCTVDGRLDPLIKAAARHDVVDMLSTEPDLEETFLSFYYHCEGAGDVSRTGA